A region of Paractinoplanes abujensis DNA encodes the following proteins:
- a CDS encoding alpha/beta fold hydrolase — translation MKPTIVLVHGAFAESASWNGVIELLKAQGYPAVAAANPLRGVKYDSDYLRATLASIEGDVVLVGHSYGGMLITNAATGNPAVKALVYVGAFAPDLGESAGDLAGKFPGSSLGETLSPVKLPDGSTDLYIKQELYHHQFAADSSAEAAAVLAVTQRPITEAALGEASPGEPAWKSIPSLFLFGSDDLNIPVAALRFMAERAGSRRTVELAGGSHTVAIPEAAQLVELIGEAASGA, via the coding sequence ATGAAACCGACGATCGTTCTTGTGCACGGCGCGTTCGCCGAGTCGGCCAGCTGGAACGGCGTTATCGAACTGCTCAAGGCGCAGGGCTACCCGGCGGTCGCCGCGGCCAACCCGCTGCGCGGCGTCAAGTACGACTCCGACTACCTGCGCGCCACCCTGGCCTCCATCGAGGGCGACGTGGTGCTGGTCGGGCACTCGTACGGGGGGATGCTGATCACCAACGCGGCCACCGGCAACCCGGCCGTGAAGGCGCTGGTGTACGTCGGGGCCTTCGCGCCCGACCTGGGGGAGAGCGCGGGCGACCTGGCCGGCAAGTTCCCCGGCAGCTCGCTCGGCGAGACCCTGAGCCCGGTCAAGCTGCCCGACGGCAGCACCGACCTCTACATCAAGCAGGAGCTCTACCACCACCAGTTCGCCGCCGACTCGTCCGCCGAAGCGGCCGCGGTGCTGGCCGTCACGCAGCGCCCGATCACCGAGGCCGCCCTGGGCGAGGCGTCCCCCGGCGAGCCGGCGTGGAAGTCGATCCCGTCCTTGTTCCTGTTCGGTAGCGACGACCTCAACATCCCCGTCGCCGCCCTGCGCTTCATGGCCGAGCGGGCCGGTTCGCGGCGCACGGTCGAGCTGGCCGGGGGATCGCACACGGTCGCGATCCCCGAGGCCGCTCAGCTGGTCGAACTGATCGGGGAGGCGGCGTCAGGCGCCTGA
- a CDS encoding thiamine pyrophosphate-requiring protein codes for MTNERTVSDLVVERLAAWGVERVFGYAGDGIDGVMGALRRAGKPLFVQARHEENAAFMAVGHAKYTGGAGVCLSTQGPGAVHLLNGLYDAKLDGKPVVAVVGQQASTVLGSSYQQEIDLQRLFGDVCAQFVQTAHTPEQLPMLLDRAFRTAFATRSPTCVILPHDVQTAPAPDESTHEHGVMMTSPGLRPARVVPYDDDLRAAADVLSSGQRVAVMVGQGAYGAATEIVELVERLGAGVTASLLGKPVLDETLPFHTGVMGHLGTTASQQLLSECDTLLLIGTNDPWTEFYPVPGQARAVQIDIDGRQLGVRYPIEVPLTGDATETVRALTALVKPSGGRAWRDQVEDWVRRWHEIAQARADAPAEPLNPQHVVRSLTARLPQNAQVAVDVGSVVYWYARHLRLPRGVPAHLSSTLASMGCGIPYGLAAKLSAPDRPAVVLSGDGAMQMTGLAELVTVAARWKDWADPRFVVCVLNNRDLAEVSWEQREMESEPRFTTSQELPDVPYDRYADLLGLRGLRVESPQDMAAAWETALSADRPVVIDARTDPAIPLLPPGRTAEQVEGMFTGLAAEEGPLARRAEQHLRRERADEGYTD; via the coding sequence ATGACGAACGAGCGCACGGTCTCGGATCTGGTGGTGGAGCGGCTCGCCGCGTGGGGTGTCGAGCGGGTCTTCGGGTACGCCGGCGACGGCATCGACGGCGTGATGGGGGCGCTGCGCCGGGCCGGGAAGCCGTTGTTCGTGCAGGCCCGGCACGAGGAGAACGCGGCGTTCATGGCGGTCGGCCACGCCAAGTACACCGGTGGCGCGGGCGTCTGCCTGTCGACCCAGGGGCCGGGCGCGGTGCACCTGCTCAACGGGCTCTACGACGCCAAGCTGGACGGCAAGCCGGTCGTGGCTGTCGTCGGTCAGCAGGCGTCGACGGTGCTGGGCAGCTCGTATCAGCAGGAGATCGACCTGCAGCGGCTGTTCGGCGACGTGTGCGCGCAGTTCGTGCAGACCGCGCACACTCCCGAGCAGCTTCCGATGCTGCTCGACCGAGCTTTCCGTACGGCGTTCGCGACGCGCAGCCCGACGTGCGTGATCCTGCCCCACGACGTGCAGACGGCCCCGGCGCCCGACGAGAGCACCCACGAGCACGGCGTGATGATGACCAGCCCGGGGCTGCGGCCGGCCCGGGTCGTGCCCTACGACGACGACCTGCGTGCGGCGGCCGACGTGCTCTCCAGTGGGCAACGGGTGGCCGTCATGGTGGGCCAGGGCGCCTACGGGGCGGCGACCGAGATCGTCGAGCTGGTCGAGCGGCTGGGCGCCGGCGTCACGGCGTCCCTGCTGGGCAAGCCGGTGCTCGACGAGACCCTGCCCTTCCACACCGGCGTGATGGGCCACCTCGGCACCACGGCCAGCCAGCAGTTGCTGTCCGAGTGCGACACGCTGCTGCTGATCGGCACCAACGACCCGTGGACCGAGTTCTATCCGGTGCCCGGGCAGGCGCGGGCGGTGCAGATCGACATCGACGGGCGGCAGCTGGGCGTACGGTATCCGATCGAGGTGCCGCTGACCGGTGACGCGACCGAGACCGTACGGGCGCTGACCGCACTGGTCAAACCGTCCGGCGGCCGTGCCTGGCGCGATCAGGTCGAGGACTGGGTGCGGCGCTGGCACGAGATCGCGCAGGCCCGCGCGGACGCCCCGGCCGAACCCCTCAACCCGCAACACGTCGTACGGTCGCTCACCGCCCGGCTGCCGCAGAACGCGCAGGTCGCCGTGGATGTCGGCTCGGTCGTCTACTGGTACGCCCGCCACCTGCGGCTGCCGCGCGGGGTGCCGGCCCACCTGTCGAGCACGCTGGCCTCGATGGGCTGCGGGATCCCGTACGGGCTGGCGGCCAAACTGTCGGCTCCCGACCGGCCTGCCGTCGTGCTGAGCGGCGACGGGGCGATGCAGATGACCGGGCTGGCCGAGCTGGTCACGGTGGCCGCGCGCTGGAAGGACTGGGCCGACCCGCGGTTCGTGGTGTGCGTCCTGAACAACCGCGACCTGGCCGAGGTGAGCTGGGAGCAGCGCGAGATGGAGAGCGAACCCCGGTTCACCACCTCGCAGGAACTGCCCGACGTGCCGTACGACCGCTACGCCGACCTGCTCGGGCTGCGCGGCCTGCGGGTGGAGTCGCCGCAGGACATGGCTGCGGCCTGGGAGACGGCCCTGTCCGCCGACCGTCCGGTGGTGATCGACGCGCGCACCGACCCGGCCATCCCGCTGCTGCCTCCGGGGCGCACCGCCGAGCAGGTCGAGGGCATGTTCACCGGGCTCGCGGCCGAGGAGGGCCCGCTGGCCCGCCGGGCCGAGCAACACCTGCGCCGGGAACGCGCCGACGAGGGGTACACCGACTAA
- a CDS encoding winged helix DNA-binding domain-containing protein, protein MTVLDNRALNRALLARQMLDRRHTRTASGTIEHLCGLQAQEPHEPYYGLWSRLDGFEPAELVELLETRKVVRTLLMRRTIHLVTADDCVQLRGLHQPMLEARMRAVYRRELEGVDLGELAAAGLPIFAAQPSILAEAGRAVGKRWPEVAPRALGDMLSSLVPLVQVTPRGVWGQKAPARNTTIEAWLGRPHEPAGNADELVLRYLRAFGPAASADIRAWSGLSGLRESLNRLRPQLRTFRDVRGRELFDVLDGDLGESGPENAPPRFLPAFDNVVLGFDDRSRIIDDAHRGLSVEGTRFVLVGGRVAGRWRPTEKDVQVTLFGPDGAEAVEHEGDRLRAWHGLEGRTVVEIRR, encoded by the coding sequence ATGACGGTGCTCGACAACCGCGCGCTCAACCGGGCCCTGCTCGCCCGTCAGATGCTCGACCGGCGGCACACCCGGACGGCGTCGGGCACCATCGAGCATCTGTGCGGGTTGCAGGCGCAGGAACCGCACGAGCCCTACTACGGCCTGTGGAGCCGGCTCGACGGGTTCGAGCCGGCCGAGCTCGTGGAGTTGCTCGAAACGCGCAAGGTCGTGCGCACTTTGCTCATGCGGCGCACGATCCACCTGGTCACGGCGGACGACTGCGTGCAGTTGCGCGGTTTGCATCAGCCGATGCTCGAGGCGCGCATGCGGGCCGTGTATCGCCGCGAGCTCGAAGGCGTCGACCTGGGGGAACTGGCCGCGGCCGGGCTGCCGATCTTCGCCGCGCAGCCGAGCATCCTGGCCGAGGCGGGGCGGGCGGTGGGGAAGCGGTGGCCGGAGGTGGCGCCGCGCGCGCTGGGCGACATGCTCAGTTCGCTCGTTCCGCTCGTGCAGGTGACGCCGCGCGGGGTGTGGGGGCAGAAGGCGCCGGCCCGCAACACCACGATCGAGGCCTGGCTGGGCCGCCCGCACGAACCGGCCGGGAACGCCGACGAGCTGGTTCTGCGTTATCTGCGCGCATTCGGCCCGGCGGCGTCGGCCGACATTCGCGCGTGGTCGGGGTTGAGTGGTTTGCGCGAGTCGCTCAACCGGCTCCGTCCACAATTGCGCACCTTCCGCGACGTACGGGGAAGGGAGCTTTTCGACGTGCTGGACGGGGACCTCGGTGAGAGCGGGCCGGAGAATGCGCCGCCGCGGTTCTTGCCCGCCTTCGACAACGTGGTGCTGGGCTTCGACGACCGCAGCCGCATCATCGACGACGCCCATCGCGGACTCAGTGTCGAGGGCACCCGTTTTGTCCTCGTTGGCGGGCGTGTCGCGGGCCGGTGGCGGCCCACCGAGAAGGATGTGCAGGTCACGCTGTTCGGGCCGGACGGGGCCGAGGCCGTCGAGCACGAGGGCGATCGGCTCCGGGCGTGGCACGGCCTCGAAGGGCGTACGGTGGTGGAAATCCGCCGATAA
- a CDS encoding cytochrome P450 family protein, with the protein MPDNLADPTFHANPHPSYASWRREGPVRQVRLASGAVAWLITRYDDARHALADPRFSKTGGDDRHPSSAIDRALSRHMLAVDPPDHTRLRRLVTAAFTARRIEALRPRISAITESLIRQFPDDPFDLIDAFAFPLPIQVICELLGIPADDRDAFRAWSNIIVGGVAYQEQFPSAAAAMVGYIQGLLAARRAEPGDDLLSGLIGARDSGDSLTEDELISMVFLLLIAGHETTVNLIGNGMYLLLAQPERWQRLCADPGLIPTAIEEFLRYESPVETATFRITTEAVDIGGRTIPAQAPVLIGLLSANRDGDRFPGPDAVELDRAPNPHLAFGHGIHYCLGAPLARLEAQIAFTALTASCPDLWLAVDESELAWRPGLLLRGLFTLPVTPG; encoded by the coding sequence ATGCCGGACAACCTCGCCGATCCCACGTTTCATGCCAACCCCCACCCCTCGTACGCGTCCTGGCGGCGCGAGGGCCCGGTCCGGCAGGTGCGGCTGGCCAGCGGCGCGGTCGCCTGGCTGATCACGCGTTACGACGATGCCCGGCACGCCCTGGCCGACCCCCGGTTCTCCAAGACGGGCGGCGACGACCGGCATCCCTCCAGCGCCATCGACCGCGCCCTGTCCCGGCACATGCTCGCCGTCGACCCGCCCGACCACACCCGCCTGCGCCGCCTGGTCACCGCCGCCTTCACGGCCCGCCGGATCGAGGCGTTGCGCCCGCGCATCTCGGCCATCACCGAGAGCTTGATCCGCCAGTTTCCCGATGATCCGTTCGACCTGATCGACGCGTTCGCGTTCCCGCTGCCCATCCAGGTGATCTGCGAACTGCTCGGCATTCCGGCCGACGACCGCGACGCCTTCCGGGCCTGGTCCAACATCATCGTCGGCGGCGTCGCCTACCAGGAGCAGTTCCCCTCGGCCGCGGCCGCGATGGTCGGCTACATCCAGGGGCTGCTGGCCGCCCGCCGCGCCGAGCCCGGTGACGACCTGCTCTCCGGCCTGATCGGGGCGCGCGACAGCGGTGACAGCCTGACCGAGGACGAGCTCATCTCCATGGTCTTCCTGCTGCTGATCGCCGGCCACGAGACCACTGTCAACCTGATCGGCAACGGCATGTATCTGCTGCTCGCCCAGCCCGAGCGCTGGCAGCGGCTGTGCGCCGACCCGGGGCTGATCCCCACGGCGATCGAAGAATTCCTCCGGTACGAGTCCCCGGTCGAGACGGCCACGTTCCGCATCACCACCGAGGCCGTCGACATCGGCGGCCGTACGATCCCCGCCCAGGCGCCGGTGCTCATCGGGCTGCTGTCGGCCAACCGCGACGGCGACCGCTTCCCCGGCCCCGACGCGGTCGAGCTCGACCGGGCCCCCAACCCGCACCTGGCCTTCGGGCACGGCATCCACTACTGCCTGGGCGCGCCCCTGGCCCGGCTGGAGGCGCAGATCGCCTTCACCGCGCTGACCGCCTCGTGCCCGGATCTGTGGCTGGCCGTCGACGAGTCCGAGCTGGCCTGGCGCCCCGGTCTGCTGCTGCGCGGGCTGTTCACCCTGCCCGTGACCCCCGGGTGA
- a CDS encoding M24 family metallopeptidase: protein MSWRSDEALEQARDFDGLLITPGPDLTYFTGLKPPVTERLTMLILRHGETPHLIVPRLEKPEGIDAETWSDGDDPYELVARRLGRGRYAISDSAWAMHLLELQRPGLTFTSMTKALPMLRAVKDADEVERLAAAGVAADKTFDAVKELRFGGRTEKDVAADLARLLQENGHEQVDFTIVAAGPNGANPHHEAGDRVIAHGDMVVLDFGGLKNGYGSDTTRTVHVGRPTGEEQEVHDIVRLAQQAASDAVRPGVECQEIDRVARQVIVDAGYGEFFIHRTGHGIGLETHEPPYLVRGETQPLVPGMCFSIEPGIYLPGRFGVRIEDIVTVTPDGGRRLNNTERTIVTVV from the coding sequence ATGTCCTGGCGATCTGATGAAGCGCTCGAGCAAGCCAGAGACTTCGACGGCTTGCTCATCACGCCAGGCCCCGATCTCACCTATTTCACGGGCCTGAAACCACCGGTGACCGAGCGCCTCACGATGCTGATCCTGCGGCACGGCGAGACGCCGCACCTGATCGTGCCGCGGCTGGAGAAACCCGAGGGAATCGACGCGGAGACCTGGTCGGACGGTGACGACCCCTACGAGCTGGTCGCGCGACGACTCGGCCGAGGCCGCTACGCCATCTCGGATTCGGCGTGGGCCATGCACCTGCTGGAACTGCAGAGGCCGGGGCTCACCTTCACGTCGATGACCAAAGCGCTGCCCATGCTGCGCGCGGTCAAGGACGCCGACGAAGTCGAACGACTCGCGGCAGCCGGTGTGGCCGCCGACAAGACGTTCGACGCCGTCAAGGAACTACGTTTTGGCGGGCGTACCGAAAAAGACGTGGCCGCCGACCTGGCCCGCCTCCTGCAGGAAAACGGGCACGAACAGGTCGACTTCACGATCGTCGCCGCGGGGCCGAACGGGGCGAACCCGCATCACGAGGCCGGCGACCGCGTCATCGCGCACGGCGACATGGTCGTGCTCGATTTCGGCGGCCTCAAGAACGGCTACGGTTCCGACACCACACGTACTGTGCATGTCGGACGGCCGACCGGCGAGGAACAAGAGGTCCACGACATTGTGCGCCTTGCGCAGCAGGCCGCTTCTGACGCCGTACGGCCGGGGGTGGAATGTCAGGAGATCGACCGCGTGGCTCGTCAGGTCATCGTGGACGCGGGATACGGCGAGTTCTTCATTCACCGCACCGGGCACGGCATCGGTCTCGAGACGCATGAGCCGCCCTATCTCGTACGCGGGGAAACTCAGCCTTTGGTGCCGGGCATGTGCTTCTCCATCGAGCCGGGAATCTATCTGCCCGGCCGCTTCGGGGTCCGCATCGAGGACATCGTCACCGTGACCCCCGACGGCGGCCGGCGGCTGAACAACACCGAAAGAACGATCGTCACAGTCGTTTGA